In Ferrimicrobium sp., the genomic stretch CCCAGCACCCCTCCCAAGATAACCATATCCACTGGTCTTGGCAAAGGCAGGCCCAATAGTCCCTTCATTCAATAGTTGCAACGATCCAGCGTAGGCGACATTCGCTGTCTGATGTGAGACAGACGAGGTCCCCGTCGACGCGCCGCAGGCACCAAGCGCCAGGGCACTCATTCCCGTCGCTGCCACCATCCGAATTCGAGAATTGCTCACGCAATCTACAATAGCAGATAGCAATTCTGACTTGCACCTGCCGGGAGTTCGTCTCAGCGTCAGACAGGCGCAATACCTACCATCGTTGGGACTCTCCAGCTCCCAGACAGGGTGCACCTTCATGGCGACTGGGCTGAGAAGCGGTCGCGAATGCCTCGGCGCCCCTATCGCAGCAACGAGCAATCTCGGCCCCCACTAGAGTAAACCCGTGACACGACCGCTCGACCTGCCGACCTCCTTCGCTGACAGGGTCTGCGTGACCGACCCGGACATCATTGATCCGTACTGCAGCGACTGGACTGGTCGCGTCATCGGCACAACTGACCTACTCCTGCGCCCCGGTACCCACTATGAGGTCGCGCAATTGGTGCAGGCCGCACGTCAGCACCGTGCAACCCTTCTCGTACAGGGAGGCAATACCTCGCTTGCCGGTGGATCCGTTCCGCTAGCTCATGAGATTCTTCTCACCACCGAACGCCTCGACACGATCGCCGTCGATCCAGCGTCGATGACGGCGACGGTCGGAGCCGGCGTAACGCTCGCCCGGCTCCAGTCAGAGATCGCCCGTTACGGATTCACCTTCGGCGTCGACATCGCCTCCCGGGGCTCCGCGACGCTTGGTGGCATGACGGCAACCAACGCAGGAGGGATCCACGTCCTACGCTACGGACCAATGGCCGATAATGTCGTCAACCTTTCCTGTGTTTTTGGCGATGGATCGACAATCGAGCGCCGCGACACCCTGCTTAAAGACGCGACGGGCCCATCGTTGCAACGTCTGCTTATCGGCTCCGAGGGCATCTTTGGCGTGATCACCTCGGTAACTCTGCGTTTGCGGACAACATCACAACATCGCTCGGTCGCCATCACCCCTTTGGAGTCGATCGACGAGGGCGTGGCTATCAGCACGTTGCTCCGTGGCAAGCTAGCATCGGTAAACG encodes the following:
- a CDS encoding FAD-binding oxidoreductase, whose amino-acid sequence is MTRPLDLPTSFADRVCVTDPDIIDPYCSDWTGRVIGTTDLLLRPGTHYEVAQLVQAARQHRATLLVQGGNTSLAGGSVPLAHEILLTTERLDTIAVDPASMTATVGAGVTLARLQSEIARYGFTFGVDIASRGSATLGGMTATNAGGIHVLRYGPMADNVVNLSCVFGDGSTIERRDTLLKDATGPSLQRLLIGSEGIFGVITSVTLRLRTTSQHRSVAITPLESIDEGVAISTLLRGKLASVNAIEYLGPEAIALSPSNPPWERGAGGALLIEVLETTSSLVDTLDNLSLDREWVLADTTQAIHGLWSWREDIAMWVARVGKPLKLDLAVPINRIGDLYRQAQMVAQDAHIQCVCFGHLGDGNLHINLVGDDHSLETSSRAIYQAAVDLGGTISAEHGIGTLKKGVLPLMRSASERHRLSQLIELFNPGRVVNPNVMLDPSQGGGYERS